One Sphingomonas sp. SUN039 genomic window carries:
- a CDS encoding ShlB/FhaC/HecB family hemolysin secretion/activation protein, which produces MRRVVFGIVLIGAAMLPSVAGAQGVAGQPTREEIERAPVLPRVPSNNRLAIDGEVERAPCPLADAAYKDITVDLREVRFSGLGTISADTLRGSWSGYAGQKVPIATVCEIRDRAATTLRQAGYLAAVQVPPQRIEGGVVNFDVLLAKLAGFQVRGAAGKSEGIIGRYLKALQDQPVFNIRFAERYLLLARDLPGYDIRLTLRPAGTVPGEVIGEVQVVRTPVEVDFAVQNYGSQEVGRGGGILQARFNGIFGLGDRTTLGVFSTHDFREQQVVQVGQEIRVGGEGLTLGADVSYALTRPTLGAGISLKSETLVATVRATYPVIRRQTFNLNLGGGIDFVNQSSSFNGIPFTRDWLRVPFVKLDYDAFDPKSVVSTTGYSIGEPRWRVGASLELRHGLDALGASPDCRSNAAACVAGGAVPPSRLTADPSGFVVRAGATFEFRPIPIIGFSLSPRVQYSPSTLLSYEQFSAGNYTVGRGFDPGTLIGDSGVGVRGEVFAGSLIPSSRKGFAFQGYAFVDAAWVWNHDPLPGLSDPQKLQSAGGGVRVAFGDRFLFDAGVAVPFAAAGLQTARGDTRLLVSLTTRLFPLDRP; this is translated from the coding sequence ATGCGACGGGTGGTGTTCGGCATAGTGTTGATAGGCGCGGCGATGCTGCCGTCGGTTGCGGGCGCGCAGGGCGTGGCCGGCCAGCCGACGCGCGAAGAGATCGAACGCGCGCCGGTGTTGCCGCGCGTGCCGTCGAACAACCGCCTGGCCATCGACGGTGAAGTCGAGCGCGCACCCTGCCCGCTCGCCGATGCCGCCTACAAGGACATCACGGTCGATTTGCGCGAGGTGCGCTTCTCGGGTCTGGGCACGATTTCGGCAGATACGTTACGCGGCAGCTGGAGCGGTTATGCCGGACAGAAAGTCCCGATTGCGACCGTTTGCGAAATCCGCGACCGGGCCGCGACGACCCTGCGTCAGGCGGGCTATCTCGCCGCCGTCCAGGTGCCGCCGCAGCGCATCGAGGGCGGTGTCGTCAATTTCGACGTGCTGCTGGCAAAGCTCGCCGGGTTCCAGGTGCGGGGGGCGGCGGGCAAGTCCGAAGGGATCATCGGCCGCTATCTGAAGGCGCTGCAGGATCAACCCGTCTTCAACATCCGCTTTGCCGAGCGCTATTTGCTGCTCGCGCGCGACCTGCCCGGTTACGACATCCGCCTGACATTGCGGCCCGCAGGCACGGTGCCGGGCGAAGTCATCGGCGAAGTGCAGGTCGTCCGCACGCCGGTCGAAGTCGATTTCGCGGTCCAGAACTACGGATCGCAGGAGGTCGGGCGCGGCGGCGGCATCTTGCAGGCGCGGTTTAACGGCATTTTCGGCCTCGGCGACCGCACGACGCTCGGCGTGTTCAGCACCCATGATTTCCGCGAGCAACAGGTCGTGCAGGTCGGTCAGGAGATCCGCGTCGGCGGCGAAGGGCTTACGCTCGGGGCCGATGTCAGCTATGCGTTGACCCGCCCGACCCTCGGCGCAGGGATTTCGCTCAAGTCCGAAACGCTGGTCGCGACCGTGCGTGCGACCTATCCGGTCATTCGCCGCCAGACGTTCAATCTGAACCTCGGCGGTGGGATCGATTTCGTCAACCAGTCGAGCAGTTTCAACGGTATCCCGTTTACCCGCGACTGGCTGCGCGTGCCGTTCGTGAAGCTCGACTATGACGCCTTCGACCCCAAAAGCGTGGTATCGACGACCGGCTATTCGATCGGCGAACCGCGCTGGCGCGTCGGTGCGTCGCTGGAGCTGCGCCACGGACTCGACGCCTTGGGCGCGAGCCCGGACTGCCGGAGCAATGCAGCGGCCTGTGTGGCGGGCGGCGCGGTACCGCCGAGCCGGCTGACCGCCGACCCGAGCGGTTTCGTCGTCCGCGCCGGTGCCACTTTCGAATTCCGGCCGATACCGATCATCGGGTTCAGCCTGTCGCCACGCGTACAATATTCCCCTTCGACCTTGCTCAGCTACGAGCAATTCTCGGCGGGCAACTACACGGTCGGGCGCGGGTTCGATCCCGGCACGCTGATCGGCGATTCGGGCGTCGGCGTGCGCGGCGAAGTGTTCGCGGGCAGTCTGATCCCCTCTTCGCGCAAGGGTTTTGCCTTTCAGGGCTATGCCTTTGTCGATGCGGCCTGGGTGTGGAACCACGACCCGCTGCCGGGCCTCAGCGATCCGCAAAAGCTGCAATCGGCAGGCGGCGGCGTCCGCGTCGCCTTTGGCGACCGGTTCCTGTTCGACGCGGGAGTCGCGGTGCCGTTCGCTGCCGCCGGACTGCAGACCGCACGGGGCGATACCCGCTTGCTGGTGTCGCTCACCACCCGCCTGTTC